In Nymphalis io chromosome 13, ilAglIoxx1.1, whole genome shotgun sequence, one genomic interval encodes:
- the LOC126772914 gene encoding myosin light chain alkali isoform X2 has product MSDLSKNDVERASFAFSIYDFDGSGKVDAFNLGDILRALNSNPTLATIEKLGGTKKKGEKMLSLEEFLPIYSQCKKDKDQGCYEDFLECLKLYDKNENGLMLGAELTHTLLALGEKLEDSEVAEITKDCMDPEDDDGMIPYASFLKKVMA; this is encoded by the exons ATG AGCGACCTCAGCAAGAACGACGTTGAAA GGGCATCTTTCGCCTTCTCCATCTACGACTTCGATGGCAGCGGCAAAGTCGATGCCTTCAATCTTGGCGACATCTTGAGGGCACTCAACTCTAACCCCACATTGGCTACCATTGAAAAGCTCGGAGGCACCAAGAAGAAGGGCGAAAAAATGCTTTCG CTCGAAGAGTTCCTTCCCATCTACAGCCAATGCAAGAAAGACAAAGACCAGGGCTGCTATGAGGACTTCTTGGAATGTCTGAAGCTGTACGACAAGAACGAAAATGGCCTTATGCTTGGCGCTGAACTCACACACACGCTTCTTGCACTAG GCGAGAAGCTTGAGGATAGTGAAGTAGCAGAAATCACAAAGGACTGCATGGACCCTGAAGATGATGACGGCATGATCCCATACGCAT CATTCCTGAAGAAGGTGATGGCGTAG
- the LOC126772912 gene encoding uncharacterized protein LOC126772912 isoform X4 produces the protein MVVTSTPQKIENNIAKSRNEVSFMGQGDEELEVRGPYELRKSTSMFINHLFDMSDVEHVIITDGPNMIENRNTRSEELLTETNKNNLEGKQQSIQLQANAYEVKSEENYSSYSFLSDALFTDNPKDFDFFKCDNDKTKENKLLDDVQNSTIKELTRNLNETIEKMDNNDLEMYENAFLTMNRDYDQNSEEDEPVLQDPKVASLEEVDLITISNSNDNVIKHEETAKELNAVSGVSNTGTSSRKSNIMRRCRNQGVKLLSCLRGWLWRKKLFGKRKEPRGCGSIRGLYPLSPDARRRAASLLDHRNLSTPSPPRSVVWKFNTVNEALVHSSHWKDFEFKMNLNENDEF, from the exons ATGGTCGTTACATCAACACCTCAAAAAATAGAAA ATAATATCGCAAAATCTAGAAACGAAGTTAGTTTTATGGGTCAAGGTGATGAAGAGTTGGAAGTG AGAGGACCTTACGAATTGCGGAAGTCTACTTCAATGTTTATAAACCATTTATTTGACATGAGTGATGTTGAGCATGTAATTATTACCGATGGACCAAATATGATAGAAAATAGAAATACCAGATCTGAAGAATTATTaacagaaacaaataaaaataatttagaaggCAAACAACAAAGTATCCAACTTCAAGCGAATGCTTACGAAGTGAAGAGCGAAGAAAATTACTCGAGTTACTCATTTTTAAGCGATGCTCTTTTTACCGATAACCCtaaagattttgatttttttaaatgtgataatGATAAAACTAAGGAAAACAAACTATTGGACGATGTTCAAAATTCTACAATTAAAGAATTGACg CGTAATCTAAACGAAACTATAGAAAAAATGGATAACAATGATCTTGAAATGTacgaaaatgcatttttaaCCATGAATC gtgATTATGATCAAAATTCGGAAGAAGACGAGCCTGTCTTACAAGATCCGAAGGTAGCTTCTTTGGAGGAAGTAGATTTAATAACTATCAGCAATTCTAACGATAACGTAATTAAACATGAG gagaCAGCAAAGGAGTTAAATGCTGTATCTGGAGTATCCAATACTGGTACTAGTTCTCGAAAGAGTAATATTATGCGTCGTTGCCGGAATCAGGGAGTAAAACTTTTATCTTGCTTAAGGGGATGGTTATGGCGAAAGAAACTGTTTGGAAAACGCAAA GAACCTCGTGGCTGCGGTTCGATTCGAGGGCTATATCCTCTATCGCCTGATGCCCGTCGTCGAGCGGCTAGTCTTCTTGATCACCGAAATTTAAGCACACCATCCCCTCCAAGATCAGTTGTGTGGAAGTTTAACACTGTCAACGAAGCTCTTGTTCATTCTTCTCATTGGAAAGATTTTGAATTTAAGATGAATCTCAATGAAAACGatgaattttga
- the LOC126772914 gene encoding myosin light chain 1 isoform X1 — MSDLSKNDVERASFAFSIYDFDGSGKVDAFNLGDILRALNSNPTLATIEKLGGTKKKGEKMLSLEEFLPIYSQCKKDKDQGCYEDFLECLKLYDKNENGLMLGAELTHTLLALGEKLEDSEVAEITKDCMDPEDDDGMIPYASFLKKLVAGWQGSQAKAAAPAAAEAAPAEG, encoded by the exons ATG AGCGACCTCAGCAAGAACGACGTTGAAA GGGCATCTTTCGCCTTCTCCATCTACGACTTCGATGGCAGCGGCAAAGTCGATGCCTTCAATCTTGGCGACATCTTGAGGGCACTCAACTCTAACCCCACATTGGCTACCATTGAAAAGCTCGGAGGCACCAAGAAGAAGGGCGAAAAAATGCTTTCG CTCGAAGAGTTCCTTCCCATCTACAGCCAATGCAAGAAAGACAAAGACCAGGGCTGCTATGAGGACTTCTTGGAATGTCTGAAGCTGTACGACAAGAACGAAAATGGCCTTATGCTTGGCGCTGAACTCACACACACGCTTCTTGCACTAG GCGAGAAGCTTGAGGATAGTGAAGTAGCAGAAATCACAAAGGACTGCATGGACCCTGAAGATGATGACGGCATGATCCCATACGCAT ctTTCCTCAAGAAACTAGTTGCGGGTTGGCAGGGCTCTCAAGCAAAGGCGGCAGCGCCGGCGGCAGCGGAGGCGGCGCCCGCAGAGGGTTAA